The DNA sequence GCCGCGCCCCCAGTTGTCGCCGAAGACGTACAGCTCTTTGTTGAAACTTTCGATCACGGAAACGGTGACGTCCTGGCCGATTTTGGCACGGATGTCCTCGCCGGCCTGCCGCGCCCGCCGCCTGAAATCTTCGATCCAGGCCTGCGCTTCCGCTTCCTTGTTGAGCAATTTGCCGATTTCTAGATGCTGCGTCAAATAGTCCAGCTTTCCGTAGGTGTAGGTGACGGTGGGCGCGATCTGGCGCAACCGGTCGAGATTCTTCGTGTTGGACAGACCGATGATCAGGTCGGGCCCCAGTTCGATCAGTTTTTCCAAGTCTTCGTCGGTCACTTCCGCCACGCCCTCCAGCCGCTGCCGGAATCGCGGATTCATTTTGCTCCACTGATCGACTCCGACTAGCGGCACATCCAGCGCCATCACATTGCCGGCGAACGAGGCCAGCACGACGACGCGCTGCGGATGGGCGGGAACTTCCACCGGCCCGTTTTCGGATTGATAGATGCGCGTGACCGGTTCGTTTTTGGGCGGCGACGCTTCGTTGCCGGTGGGCGGCGTCCCGTCGCCGGCAGCGGACGGCGATGCGGTGGTGTTCATGTTTTCCTCCGAAGACGCGCCTGACTCCGTTGATTCGTTGCCGCCGCAGGCGGTGAACGCCAACAGGAACAGAAATACAAGAATTGGTAACAGAATGGGGTGTTTGCGCATCGTCCAATCCTCCCGACAGGGTGATCCAACCGGATTTTTATTGATAATGATTCTCATGTTCATTTCCATACCTGATTTTAATCCCTTCATCGCCGGTTGTCAATATAAGCTCCGTCAAATCAAAAAAGCCCCGGTGCCCCAACGGACCCGGAAGCCTTTATTTCGCCGTGAAGTCGCGGTGCGGAATTTTTAACGGACCGGAAGACGTTATTTAGCGGTTTTCCCCTCCTGAAGCGGTCCATCCTTCCCAATAACGCCTCTGCGGTCCGTTACGCCCGGTAAAGTGGCTGTTTTTCCAAAAATAACGTCCAGACGGTCCGTTAGAAACGACGCGAGGCGCACAACAAAAACCGGCGCCGGCGTGCGACAACGAAATTCGCGGCCGGCGCCGGCCGGTGCGGAGCCAACCGTTCACCCCGGTGCGGGCGGGCGCCGTTTCCGCGCTTCATTCCGCCCATTTCAGGCCGATCACGCAGACCGTGATGCCGACCATGCAAATGAGCCTCAGCGGACTCAGCTTCTCCTTGTACAAGAGCCACCCGACCAGCGCGGCGCCCAGCGCTCCAATGCCGGTCCAGACGGCGTAAGCCGTCGAGAGGGCGATCTCCTGCATCGCCCGGAGCAATAACTGGAAACTGGCCAGAAATCCACCGATCAGGATCAGATGGTTGGGCCAGTTGTTCTTCATGGCCGTCCGCTTGAGGCCGATGACGCCGACGACTTCCATCAGGCCGGCCAGGATGAGCAGCGTCCAGGCCATCAGGGCGTTCCCCCTTTTTCGGACAATTTCAGGCCGATGATGAATCCGAGCAGCGCGAAAATCAACACCAGCTTCACCGGTTTGACGCCTTCATCCACGAAGATCGCGTCGACGACCACCGTTCCGATCGTCCCGATCCCTGTAAAAACCGCGTAAACCACGCCGATGGGCAGAACCTTGGCGGCGCGGATGTGGCGCGACACGGAAAAGCTGTTCGAAAGCCGCGGCGGCCCGAAACACTGCTGGTGCATGATCTGGCGGGGAAAGCCCGGGGACCGGAAAGACCGGACAAGCCGCAAGGCGGCCATGAAGCGGCTCGTGGACGACGGGGTGCCCGTGGGCATCCTCGCGTACGCCGGAGAGGAGCCCGTGGCCTGCTCGGTAGCTCCGCGCGAAACCTGAAACCTGCCGAGGTCTCGGGGGGCGGAATCCCGACGCGGCGGGGAGCGACCGCTGTGGAAGCGTATCCTGTGGACCCCGATTCGCCCAGTTACCGTTTCATGGGTTTCGTCCCGGAGTTCCGTTCGTGCGGATTCATTGAGGTGGGCCGGGCCGGAAGCAGGCGCCACGTCATGCGTCTGAGGCTG is a window from the Candidatus Reconcilbacillus cellulovorans genome containing:
- a CDS encoding ABC transporter substrate-binding protein; the protein is MNTTASPSAAGDGTPPTGNEASPPKNEPVTRIYQSENGPVEVPAHPQRVVVLASFAGNVMALDVPLVGVDQWSKMNPRFRQRLEGVAEVTDEDLEKLIELGPDLIIGLSNTKNLDRLRQIAPTVTYTYGKLDYLTQHLEIGKLLNKEAEAQAWIEDFRRRARQAGEDIRAKIGQDVTVSVIESFNKELYVFGDNWGRGTEILYQEMKLKMPEKVRETALKDGYYLISPEVLPEFAGDYLIISKDPDADNSFQKTETYKNIPAVKNGRVFEANAREFYFNDPLTLEYQLEFFIKNFLGE
- a CDS encoding QacE family quaternary ammonium compound efflux SMR transporter gives rise to the protein MAWTLLILAGLMEVVGVIGLKRTAMKNNWPNHLILIGGFLASFQLLLRAMQEIALSTAYAVWTGIGALGAALVGWLLYKEKLSPLRLICMVGITVCVIGLKWAE